Proteins from one Erysipelothrix larvae genomic window:
- a CDS encoding cation-translocating P-type ATPase: protein MTENKWYSQTREEVQAALKVTMKGLSQSEIEQSRSAYGSNQLETTKEKSTISRLISQFKDPLILILLGASILSMFLGDVIEAYIILSIVFLNAIIGFIQEGKAEQSLKALQEMSSPFTKVIRNGKEVSIASRDVVVGDICVLEAGDLVSADIRLIQTNSLQVQEASLTGESIPVDKDATYVGDDKDALGDRKNMAYSSGMVTYGRGLGVVVGVGMGTEVGKIAKMLQSSGDEQTPLQRKLDQLGKQLGLLALAACVLIFVITLLKEKTDILDAFMTAVSLAVAVIPEGLPAISTIVLAMGVNRLVEKNAIIRTLPSVETLGSATVICSDKTGTLTQNKMTVVDFWNDNNPANREQLVIGSLLCNDSRLIDGVWVGDPTETALSEWAQNEGHDTQKLLDEYKRINEIPFDSGRKRMTTVHNIDGKIFAFTKGGVDEVLAVSTHYGVDGTARPLTQDDVAHIQQANEAMAVKALRVLALSVRELTSNPHEGDISIESNLTFVGLVGMIDPPRPEVVDAVKVATRAGIRTVMITGDHALTAEAIAREIGMIDDHKVITGVELEQMSDDKLFEQVEHIGVYARVSPEDKMRIIKAWKRHGEIVAMTGDGVNDAPALKMADIGAAMGIVGTEVAKGAADMILTDDNFATVVTAVEEGRRIKDNIMKAVNYLLSCNVGELFAILIATLFGIGRPLLTIHILCVNLITDSLPALALGVEPAESDIMDRKPSKDMSLLTFESGWRIIYQGIFISIITLCAYTYGTGVFINQNGSPELGQTMAFSVLALSQLVHSFNIHAPSQSVFKTFFKNKWLIYAVIINAMMVMAALLIPFAREILHLTTMNTTQWGIVIVLALGPIPFVELMKLLGLNNRSKTH, encoded by the coding sequence ATGACTGAAAATAAATGGTACTCACAAACACGTGAGGAAGTCCAAGCAGCGCTAAAGGTAACGATGAAAGGTTTGTCACAATCTGAAATTGAGCAATCCCGGTCTGCATATGGTTCCAATCAACTCGAAACAACGAAAGAAAAAAGTACAATATCGCGTCTTATATCACAATTTAAAGATCCATTAATTTTAATTCTATTGGGTGCATCAATTTTAAGTATGTTTTTAGGGGATGTAATTGAAGCATATATTATTTTGTCCATTGTATTTTTAAATGCCATCATCGGATTTATTCAAGAAGGGAAAGCAGAACAATCCTTAAAGGCTTTGCAGGAAATGTCGAGTCCATTTACGAAAGTTATTCGTAATGGGAAGGAAGTGTCCATCGCTTCACGCGACGTTGTAGTTGGAGATATCTGTGTTTTAGAAGCAGGGGATTTAGTATCCGCAGATATTCGACTCATTCAGACAAACAGCCTTCAAGTCCAAGAGGCATCACTTACAGGTGAATCAATCCCTGTTGATAAGGATGCTACTTATGTCGGAGATGACAAGGATGCATTGGGTGATCGTAAAAACATGGCATACTCATCTGGTATGGTCACCTATGGCCGTGGCTTAGGTGTAGTAGTGGGTGTTGGAATGGGTACTGAAGTGGGTAAGATTGCGAAGATGCTTCAATCATCTGGTGATGAACAAACACCACTTCAACGTAAGCTGGATCAATTAGGAAAACAATTAGGCTTACTCGCACTCGCAGCCTGTGTGCTAATTTTCGTCATCACTTTACTTAAGGAAAAAACAGATATCTTGGACGCATTCATGACTGCAGTTTCATTGGCAGTTGCGGTAATTCCTGAAGGACTTCCTGCAATCTCAACCATCGTACTTGCGATGGGTGTGAACCGTTTGGTTGAAAAAAATGCAATCATTCGTACACTGCCTTCAGTAGAAACCTTAGGCTCTGCAACGGTAATCTGTTCAGATAAAACCGGAACACTTACACAAAATAAAATGACGGTTGTGGATTTCTGGAATGACAACAATCCAGCAAACAGAGAACAACTTGTTATTGGATCATTATTATGTAATGACTCCCGTTTGATTGATGGCGTTTGGGTTGGAGACCCAACTGAAACAGCACTCTCTGAATGGGCGCAAAATGAAGGTCATGACACACAAAAACTTCTTGACGAATATAAACGAATCAATGAAATTCCATTTGACTCGGGTCGTAAACGCATGACAACAGTTCATAACATCGATGGTAAAATCTTTGCCTTCACAAAAGGTGGTGTGGATGAAGTCTTAGCAGTATCCACCCATTATGGTGTTGATGGTACTGCACGTCCACTGACACAAGACGATGTTGCACACATTCAACAAGCAAATGAAGCAATGGCTGTGAAAGCATTGCGTGTCCTTGCATTATCTGTAAGAGAACTTACCTCAAATCCACATGAAGGGGACATCTCAATTGAGTCAAACCTAACCTTTGTTGGATTAGTGGGTATGATTGACCCACCACGTCCTGAAGTTGTGGATGCGGTTAAAGTCGCAACACGTGCTGGAATCCGTACTGTAATGATAACCGGTGACCACGCACTTACTGCTGAAGCAATTGCTCGTGAAATTGGGATGATTGATGATCACAAAGTAATCACTGGCGTTGAACTTGAACAAATGAGTGATGACAAACTCTTTGAACAAGTAGAACACATTGGTGTCTATGCACGTGTATCACCTGAAGATAAGATGCGTATTATAAAAGCCTGGAAACGTCATGGAGAAATCGTCGCAATGACCGGTGATGGTGTTAATGATGCACCAGCCCTTAAGATGGCAGACATTGGAGCTGCGATGGGTATTGTTGGGACAGAAGTTGCGAAAGGTGCAGCAGATATGATCCTAACTGATGATAACTTCGCAACGGTAGTAACTGCAGTTGAAGAAGGGCGTCGTATTAAAGACAACATCATGAAAGCTGTAAACTACTTACTATCATGTAACGTTGGTGAACTGTTCGCAATCTTAATTGCGACCTTGTTTGGAATTGGAAGACCGCTCTTAACAATACATATTCTGTGTGTTAACTTAATAACGGATTCACTTCCTGCACTCGCACTGGGTGTTGAACCTGCAGAAAGTGATATTATGGACCGTAAGCCTTCAAAAGATATGAGTTTATTGACTTTTGAAAGTGGATGGCGCATTATTTATCAAGGAATCTTCATCAGTATTATTACACTATGTGCTTACACGTATGGAACGGGTGTCTTCATTAACCAAAATGGTTCACCTGAATTGGGTCAAACGATGGCCTTTAGTGTCCTTGCATTATCACAACTTGTGCACTCATTTAACATTCACGCTCCAAGCCAATCGGTATTTAAAACATTCTTTAAAAACAAATGGTTAATCTATGCAGTCATAATTAATGCAATGATGGTTATGGCAGCACTCTTAATTCCATTTGCACGCGAAATCTTACACCTTACAACGATGAATACAACACAATGGGGTATTGTAATCGTACTCGCATTAGGTCCAATCCCTTTTGTGGAGCTCATGAAACTTTTAGGCTTAAACAATCGTAGTAAAACACATTAA